The DNA sequence AGTTCAGCTGATACGCCTGATTAAAAATCTTACACGTATTCAGTGCACGCACTGCGGGGCTTGACACAAAGTGGTCGATGGAAATATTATTGCTTTTAAGGAATCTGGACATGTGCATAGCGTCTGTCAAACCCTTGTCTGCCAATGGTCTGTCAAAGTCCTCCGTTTCCTCCGGCCAGTCGCTTTTTGCATGTCTTACGAGGATGAGTTTCTTCATATAATTGTTTTTTGGAAGATTAAAATTATAAAAAAAATAATGGAATAAAACATGATTTATATAAAAAAACTGCGTTATGAATAAAATCAGTAAATTTTACTAAATTTGCAGACTTATGGGACAAATCCTTGCAATAGACTACGGAAAGGCTCGTTGTGGTATCGCTGCAACAGATGATATGCAGATTATAGCCAGTGGGCTGGAGACTGTGGAGAACCGTTTTTTACTGGAATTTTTGAAAAAATATTTCAATGAAAACAAGGTAGATGAGGTAGTAATCGGACTTCCCATAGATTTGAAAGGAAATGTTTCGGAGGTGGAAACCGATATTTTAAAATTCATTGAAGAATTTAAAAAAGAATTTTCGGATATTGCGGTTCATCGTTTTGATGAAAGATTTACTTCCAAAATGGCTTCATTTTTTATTTCCCAAAGTGGAAAAAACAAAAAAAAGAGGCAGGAGAAAGGATTAATAGATAAAGTAAGTGCAACCATCATATTGCAGAATTTTTTAGAACAAAGATTAAGATGATATTACCGATAAGAGCTTTTGGGGATCCTGTTTTGAGAAAAGTGGGAAAAGATATAGACAAAGACTATCCCCAATTACAGGAACTGATAGATAACATGTTCGAAACCATGTACAGTGCAAATGGCATAGGTCTTGCTGCGCCACAGATTGGTTTGGATATCCGTCTGTTTGTAATAGATGTGACACCTCTTGCAGAAGATGAGGATTATGAAGATATTAAGGATGAATTGGCAGAGTTTAAAAAAGTTTTCATCAATGCTCAGATTCTTGAAGAATCAGGTGAGGAATGGAAGTTCAATGAAGGCTGTCTTTCTATTCCGGATGTAAGAGAAGATGTGAAAAGAAAAGGCACAATCGTTATTGAATATTATGACGAAAATTTTGTGAAACATACAGAAACTTTTTCCGATATTAGAGCCCGCGTAATTCAGCATGAATATGACCACATTGAAGGGGTACTGTTTACTGACCACCTGAGTGCTCTGAAAAAGAAACTGGTAAAAGGTAAACTGACAAAAATCTCTCAGGGTGACGTAAATATTGGTTACAAAATGAGATTTCCAAAATAATTTAAACAAGGATAAAAGAAATAATATAAAGCAAAAAGCTTAGAGCTGATTGCAGAATTTACAAAAAATAAAATTATGCTGTTAGAAAAAATAATTTCAATTTCTGGAAAACCAGGACTTTACAAATTAGTTTCTCAATTAAGAAACGGATTCATCATTGAAGATGTTACCAGTAAGAAAAAAGTAAGTATTGGAAACTCAAGCCAGGTAAGTTTGTTGGATAATATTGCCATGTTTACATTTGAAAAAGAAGTTCCTTTGTTTGAAGTATTTGAAAATATTGCTAAAAACAACGACTATAAGGAAACTATTTCTCACAAATCTTCTGATGCAGATCTGAAAGATTTTATGTTGGCATCTCTTCCTAACTATGATACAGAAAGAGTATATTCTTCTGATATCAAGAAATTGGCTCAGTGGTACAATGTTCTTCACAAAGCAGGATATATTACTCCTGAAAGTTTTGTAAAGGCAGAACCTGAAACTTTGGATGGAGAGCCTGCAGAGGAGCTAAACATTGAAAAAGAAGCTAAAAAAGCTCCAAAAGCTGAGAAACCAGCTGCTCCAAAAGTAAAAGCTACTTCAGCTGCAAAATCAGCTCCGAAAAGCACGCACAGAAAACAAGGATAATTCAGTTCTGAATTAAAAATACAAAGCCTTGTCGGGAATTTCCTGACAAGGCTTTTGGTTTTAGGTAGGTGGTGGATGATAGGTAGCAGGGATCAGGGAAATTTTCTGCTGAGTTCAAATTTCGTCTTTATCTTTAAACATTAAACGCGAATCTCGCGCCCCGTAACTCGTACCTCATATCTATAAACTCTCAACTTTCAACGCTAACTTCTACCACAGACCCAAAATATCCCTTACATTTGTATAAGATTGAATTTCCCAATACTTATGAATACGAAACAGGAGAAACTGGAAGCCTTTGGAAGATTACTGGATATCATGGATGATCTTCGTGAAAAATGTCCGTGGGACCAGAAACAGACTTTAGAGTCGCTTCGCCATCTTACCCTTGAAGAAACTTATGAGCTTTCTGATGCTATTTTACAGAATGATCTGCAGGAGATAAAAAAAGAGCTGGGTGATGTTTTACTTCACTTGGTTTTTTATGCTAAAATTGGTTCAGAAAAAGAAAGTTTTGATATCGCAGATGTGATCAATTCCCTTAATGAAAAGCTGATCTTCCGTCATCCTCATATTTATGGAGATGTTGAAGTGAAAGATGAGGAAGAAGTGAAGCAAAACTGGGAAAAATTAAAATTAAAGGAAGGAAACAAATCCATTTTGGGAGGCGTTCCGAAAAGCTTACCGAGTCTGGTAAAAGCCTATAGAATACAGGATAAGGTAAAAGGAATCGGTTTTGAATTCCATGATGCCGAAGATGCCTGGAAAAAAGTAGATGAAGAGATTCAGGAGTTTCATGCTGAAACCGATCTAGATAAGAAAGAACAGGAGCTGGGTGATGTTTTTTTCTCTTTGATTAATTATGCAAGAATTTCAGGGATTAATCCTGATTCGGCTTTAGAAAGAACCAATCTTAAGTTTATTTCAAGATTCCAAAAAATGGAAGGACTTGCTGAAGAACAGGATTTAAAATTGGCACATATGTCTTTGGAAGAAATGGATGTTCTTTGGGAAAAGGCAAAAAACCTTTCATAGCTCTTTATTGGAAGAATTAATGCTTCTTACATTCAATTAAAAAAATAAAAAATAAATATGTTACGTTTTCTTATTTTACCTGCTTTACTTTTATTGAGCTGCAATCCAAAAGCTCAGAATTCTCCGTCTAATGAGGGTGAATTGAAAGTCCAGTTTTCCCTGCCTAAAAAGTTGAAGGAAGTTTCCGGAATTGCTTTATCAAAAGATAAGAAAATTATTTGGGTAATAGAGGACAGAGGTAATAAAAATGCGGTATACGGCATCAATGATAAAGGTGAAATGTTGGCAAAAGTACCTGTAGAAAACTCAGAAAATACAGACTGGGAAGACATTATATCAGATTCCCAGGGAAATATTTATATCGGAGATTTTGGTAACAATGATAATAACCGTACCGATCTTGCGATTTTAAAAACCGATCTTACCAGCGGTACACAGACAACCACAAAAGTTGTTCAGACTACAAAGTTTCATTATCAGGGGCAGACGGAATTTCCACCAAAAAAATCGAAGCTGTTGTATGACTGTGAAGCTTTTGTTGAAATGGACGGAAATTTTTATTTATTCACTAAAAACAGGAGCAAAGGTTTTGACGGAACTTTTCTTGTGTTTCAAGTGCCTAATAAAGGAGGTGATTTTGAAGCCAAGCTAATAGGAACATTGAAACTTCAGGGTGGTTATAATGATGCTGCCATCACTTCAGCTACCATCAACAGTACGAAAGATAAAATTGTGTTGTTGACACATAAAAATGTTCACGTTCTTACAGGATTTACAGCTAATGATTTCAGCTTTGCTAAAATTCAGAAAATTTCATTGAATCATAATTCACAAAAAGAAGCTATTGTTTTTCTTGATGATAAAACAGTAATGATTGCTGATGAGAAAGGGAAGGATGAAGGGGGAAATGTGTATACTTTTTCTTTTTAGGTTGTTTATTCTTACTTTTGCAGCCTATTAGATAACCATGAAAAAAATATTTTATATTTTATTTGCACTAAGTTTATTTTCGTGCAGTACAAATGATGAAGCAGTAGTTGAAAATCAAACTGAAGATTTACAACCTGATAAAGGGTATATTTTTGAGATGGATCAGCGCAAAACACTGCCTAGTCCTGAAAAATACTATCGGTTTTTCTATGAAAATGGACATTTGCAGAAAATGCTTGGAAGGAACTCTTCTGTAACAGCGGATTTCCAATTTTTTTATCCTGATGTAATTACTCAGTTAACTTATACAAACAATAAGATACAGGTAGATTATCTTGAATCAGGAACAACTTCCGGATATAGAATGACTTCTTATCTGATGCAAAATAACAGACCTGTTAAGGCTGAACAGTATTATAAGTATAATGATGGTGTCTCCGAACTGGAAATGTCAAGAACCTATACCTATGGATCCAATACAGTAAGTGTATATACAAAACGAGGATATCAGGAATTGTTTAGCACGTATTATTTTGATTCAAATAATAATCTTTCTAAAAGTGAAACATTAGAAAAGGCAGGAGATAAGAATAAGCAGTTTACAACTACTGTGTATTCAGATTTTGACAATGCTAAAAATCCATTTAAGAAATTATACCTGATCAACGATGATTTTTATGAAAAGAGTTTATCAAAAAATAATTTTAGAGCTAAGGAATCAGTTATTGAATATGCAGAATCTCCAGGAGGTATAACTCCTCAGCCGGGAATATCAAAAGCGAAATGGACTTATAATTATGATGCCCACGGACAGATATTGTTATATTTTCCATTTTAACTAACATATCAAATAAAACCCCACAGAGAAATCTGTGGGGTTTTTGAATATATGAATGTATTGAAGTGATTGACGTTTTATAGGCTACGGAGTAAGATATGAGATATGAATATTACCGCTTGACAACCGGAAATCCTGAGTATACCGGCAGCGTATTCTGAAGGTTTCTCCCGTATTAAAAAAATTAATGGATGAAAGATTATGATTCAATCCTGTAGTACGTTCTCCGTGTCCGGTGGATATTCCTGCAAGTGTTGTAAGGGTAGGCGATACTTTTTGGATATAAGAATTGGCTGTTCCTGCAGTTTGTCCTGACGGATTCAAATTAAGATCATAGGTTGCATAAGGAACAATATTGTAGAACCCCGACTTTACTACTGTAAAAAGTCCTGTTGTTGAATTATAGGTCAGATAAGCTGTATCAATTTTATTACTCACATTAAAAACATAGGTTTGTGCATAACTTTCATGAGTGTTGACCGGAGTAGAGTGTGTTCCTATATAACTGCCACTGGATGGGCTGATATCTGTTTTATTTCCCACATACACTACTTTTAAGAAGTTTTCAGATTCAATTGTTTTCCAAACCGGAGTATTTCCGGCTCCGTTTGACATGAGTACCTCACCTTTGTTTCCTGAATTACCCTTTGTTCTGTCATCGCCACCTACATTCAGGTCTTTAACAACCTGTAGAGAACCGTTGACGTGTAATGTATGCTGTGGTGTTGGTGTTTTAATACCTACCTGTGCATTTATATGAATAAACATAACAAATAATGCCATATACAATAGCTTTTTTTTCATCACTTGTTGATTTTTTGTTGCAACAAATATAAAATGTTTTTAAAATGTCCTTTTTTTAAAGAATTGATAAACATATAGAGCTATGGGTGGCGTTGACCTATATTGCTGAAAATATGGCCTTTATTTAAAAGCCATATTTGTTTTATGAATGAAAAATGTAAGCTGAAAATTAGAATTATTAAATTTAATTAAAATTGAAATTTTTTAAATATTCAATAATGATCAATTCTAACATGTTGTTATATAGTGTTTTGTGTTTGTTTTGAAACTGTAATACTGATACAGAAAACTGGATTGTTTTAAAACTTCATTCCTATCCCTGCAGAAAGTCTTCCACCATCTGAGCCATAGAAATAATTCAGCCTTGCAGACATCATTTCTACAATACTTAACCAAACACCCGCTCCGGCAGATTGATGCCATTTTCTGGAATTTTCATTGTCATTCCATACACGGCCGATATCATACCCGATAAGAATTCCCATATTGGCCGGGATAATATTGTTTCTTATTCTCCCGAAATCCCATCGTATTTCAGAATTATTGGTAAAATAAGATCTTCCTGAGAATCGTTCGTTTCTGAAAGCTCTCATTCCGTTGTTACCTCCAATAGTCGCTGCCTGATAGAATTCAAAATTATTGTTATTCATCCACATGACATTGCTGGCATTGGCAAAAACAAATTTTCCTTTTTTATCAATTCTGTGATCAATGGCAAGCTTTCCTTTTAAAGTCAGGAAGTTTTTATTAAAGTCAGAAAGGGTTGCTTTCCAATCGGCATTAAGCATAAATTCCAGTCCAAGAGTAGGGAAGGCTGTATTATCGGCATTTTTATAACCAAATGTATAATTGGCTCCTACAAACTGCTGGCTGTTAAATACACCTGGTCTTACATCCGGTGACTGATTAATGAAGCGGTCAGCTTTTCTCTGTACCTTATTATCTTCAAAAGTCAATTGAAACTGATGACTCAGATTCATCCAACTCTTCTGAGAAATGGAAGGAGCAAAGTTGAACTTTGAAATTCTGGCTCTGTTATATTCTCTTTCTGTATCTTCCTTATCATACTCACTTTCATTAGACAGACCAAAGAAGTTTTGGGAAAACCTTGGAGTTGTATAAAATGCATCCAGATTGATATCCCAACCTGAGATTGCCTTTTTAAATACTCCTTTATAGGTAAGACTGAATCCTGCAGTGGCAGTATAAAAATTAGCTTTTAAGCTGTGTCTTTGAGTATAAGGATCACGGATAAAATTATTAACCGTATAATTAGCCAGAACGCCTACAATGACACCATCATCCGGGTTATAATCCAGATTTGGATATCCGGCAACGGAATTGTATTTCGGGTGCTTATAATTATAGCTGTTGATGTCATAATCATCAGTGATGTTTTTGGTTGCATTGCTGGCGTTATAAGTATTCTTTTGAGATTTAAAATCATAAATCTTCACTTTTCTTCCATCAGCAACATTATAAGTATCATGATTATATCCGCCAATCAGTCTGATATTCATTTTAGGATTTCCGGTTCCTGTCACTTCATAGATGTCATCGTCTTCAAGTCCGTAGATCCATAGTTCTTTTGTTTTTGAATCATTGTATGTTTTTTCAAAAACCAGTTCATTCTGATCTTTATTCTTGCCCAGTTTATATTGCTGCACAAGTACTGAATGCCCGTTTTTGGTAATGACAAACTTATCAGGATTCACAGTTCCTGCCAGGGGTACTTTTTTCTGTAATACATCATAGTACTGAGCGGCATAGCTTTGAAGTTTTGTTTTTCTTACTTTCAGCTTTCTCTGAATTTCAGCAATGGTTTCGTCCTGTACCTCTTTAGGAAGATTATGGAAAGCATCATCAATATCCGCATCCGTAAGATGTTCCTGAATATATTTTGCCTGCGCCTCCCATTCTGTCTGATCAGCCCCTTTTAAAAAAACAAGATCCATCGGGTAAGGTTCCATAGCAAGCCATTTGACACTGCTTATATCTTCTGTAAAGGTTTTCATATGGCGGATTGCCGGAACATTCATAATAAGTTTAAATGCAGCACCGTCATATTTACTGAATGCCTGATCTCTGTCTTTGGGAATAGGTTTATATACTATTTTGTCACCCATTTCATATTCTGCCCATTTCCACTGATCCGAGTGTCTGTCCCAGTCACCGATAAGCATATCAAATAACCTTGCTCTGATGTAAGATTCTCTGTCAACAGAATATTTATTGCTTTTGCTGAGGTTCTTTAATACATCATCTGTAGAAACAATGTCTTTTGCATTACCCAGATACGCCAGTGTTTTAGGATCAGAAGAAAAACGTTCTTCAATCATATACATTTCATCTCCGTAATTCTCGTTATATCGCCCCAAAGCTTGTTGTTTAGGAATATAATACAGTTTTGGATTACTGTGCAAAATATTCAGTTTTTCTGACATATTTCCGATCGTAAACGGAGTAAACGGATGATTGGTAGTATAAAAATCCAACAAGAATTTTTCGGGGAAAGTATCCGTGAGCTCTTCACCCAATGTACTTTTTGTGAAAGCCATATTGTTAAGAAAACGGATGGCACTTTTTTTCACTCCACGCATCACAAATTCCTGTCCGTCTGCTGATTTCAGTCGTAAGCTGTTGGACTGGTTTCCTCCACCTTCTCTGAAAGGGGTGTATCCGCCGTTTAATTCTGAAAGATTAGCCGTTGGAGCTTCAATTGGAATCCCGTAATAGTTTCTGTAGTGATCTCCCCAAAGCCAGCGGTAAAATTTTCCTTTTTGAGTAAGCTGTACCGGGTAGATGGTTGAGGAAAATGTCTGCGGAAAAGAATTCGGAAAGTTATTAACAAATACATCAGGCTTGGAAATTACTGAAATATGAGTCAGTTTTTGAAGCTTTGCATCTTTTGTAGAAAAATATTCAACGTCTGTACTTTCGTCTTTTCTGAAATTTAAAACCGCAAAACCGCTGCCTCCGTAAGAAAAATCAGTTTTTTCTATAATGGTAGACGGATCTGTTTTAGAACCGGCACCACTGATGATTTGTCTCAGGTTTTCATCCTCATGATATTGAAGATTATGATCATGTCCGGAAACGAAAATAATATTTTCCTTATCCTGAACGATACTTTTCAGTCTGTTGGCCAGATCCGCGTAATGCTGATTATTGATATCTTCAGGACTGGCTCCTGAGGAACTTCTTAAAATATTGATTAAGCTTGCAACACCGGGAACAGGAATCTTACTTTTTAAAGGAAAAAGATGTGATTTTGCAGAATTAAAGCCTGCATGGGTTCCGCTGCTGATAATGGGATGGTGTAACGCAACAATGATTTTTTTACCCTGATTTTTGATAATGAGATCTTTAAATTCATCAAAAAAATTCTCGCGGGTTTTGATATTACAGTTTTTATTGATTCCCGGGTAGTTGTCCCAGTTTGCAATAACCCATTCCGTATCAATAGCAATAAGCTTAATATCTTTAGAGACGTTGATATCATCAATAGGGCATCCGTTTTTAGGTAGAAAAGCTTTTTTGTCGTCAAGGTATTTTTTTACCAGCTCTTCCTGGGTGTTTAATCCTTCCAGGCCGTTATACCAGTCGTGATTCCCGGGAATTACCAATGTTTTACCCTTGAAATTTTTGGTAATGGCAAGTTGATTTTCCAGCTTTTCTTTAGCTGAGGCATACTCTTTATCTGTTTCTTTGGGCATACCGTTGGGATAGATATTATCTCCCAAAAAGATCAGCATAGAGTTGCTGTCTGCAGAATCCAGTTTGCTTTTCAGTAAACTAAGTGTTTTTTGTGCCTGAGGTTCATCTGCATTTCCTGCATCTCCAATCAGAAAAAGTTTAAAATCATTTTCAGATTTTATATCAGAATCTTTTACTTCAAATAAGTTTTTGCCCTTTTGTACGTTATATGTAGCACAGGAATAAAGTGCTCCTGCGGACATTACTGTTCGAAGAACAATAGAAGTATTTTTTAGATGAGTTTTAAAGGATAAATTCATAAATTTACATTAACAAAATTTCAGGAATGAGCATTCTACAAAAAGCTAAAAATTATGTTGAAATCTTATTCAAAGATAAGTTATCTTCGGTATATTTTTATCATAATTTTATCCATACTGCCTATACGGTCAATAAGGCTGAGGAAATCATGAAAAACACCCCTGTTTCTGAAGAGGATCAGGAGAAAGTACTCGTAGCATTATGGTTTCATGATACGGGGTATATAGAATGTGCGCTGAACCATGAAGAGCGGAGTGTGGAGGTGATGAAAGCCTTTTTACAGCAGGAAAATTATCCGGAAAATTATATCGCAGATGTTGAAAAACTGATTCTGGCGACGAAAATACATTATGAACCTCAGAATTTGCTTGAAAAAATTATGAAAGATGCAGATTTCAGCCATTTTGCAGGTCATGATTATAATGATATTTCCGATGCTTTGAGAAAAGAATGGGAGCTGACCAACGTAAGATGTTTTTCTAATGAAGAGTGGAATGCCGGAAACCTGGATATGCTGAAAAATAAGCATACTTTTTATACAGACTATGCTAAAGAAAACTGGGAGCCTCTGAAAAAGAAGAACATTAAAAAGATCGAAAAGAAGCTGGAAAAAGAAGAAGAGAAAAAAGATAACAAAGAGAATAAAAAGGAAAGCTCAGAGGGCAAAAAAGAAAAGGAAAAGTCAGACAGAAGTGTAGATACTTTATTCAGAGTTACCCTTAACAATCATACGAGACTTAGCGATATTGCAGATAGTAAAGCCAATATCCTTTTATCAGTAAACGCGATCATTATTTCGGTTTGTCTTTCTGTACTGGTTCCGAAGCTGGATGCTCCTAAGAATTCACATTTAATTCTTCCGAGTTTCATTTTGCTGTTATCCAGTGTATTTACAATCATATTTGCTATCTTATCTACGAAACCGAATGTGACCAAAACTACGTTTACTCCTCAGGATATTGCCAACAGAAAAGTAAATCTTTTGTTCTTTGGAAACTTTCAGCAGATGTTGTTTGATGATTACAACAATGCAATGAAAGACCTTATCAAAGACAGAGACTATATCTACGATTCTATGGTAAAAGATCTGTATTATCTTGGTAAAGTTCTGGACAGGAAGTACAAGCTTTTATCCATTACCTATAAGATCTTTATGGCAGGGATTATTATTTCTGTTCTGTCTTTTGGAGCAGCATTTCTTAGTCTTTAAAAAATGACAGATAAGCTTTCTTAGGGAGAGCCAAAGCTATGATAAAACGCTCATGATATTTTTAGTGATCGGATTTATCATAGCGCCATTTGCTGTACCACGAATTTCTGTTTAAAACGGGATTCTGCCGGCAGAATTGAAGAAGCGATACTTATTTTGTGGATGAAGAATAATCTTCTATTCCTGCGGAAGTGTAAAAGAAACTCTCAGCGCCAGTAATCCTGTAATTCCCTGGAGATCCTCTACCTTTAAAAACTCTATATCATGCTGTAAGACACCTTTTTTCTGCAGTTTGGAAATATAGTCCAGGTATTCTTTCTGATTTTCCATTCCGAAATAAACAATGGTGATCTTTCCGGGAGCAGTGATACGTTCCACAGAATCTTTCACATGGGCTTTATCCAGGCGCTTTTTGATGATTTCATAATAGGAATTGTAGGCGCCATCTACATCAAAACGCTTTTCATCCATTCTGAAACGGATGTCTATTTTTTCATTATATACAAAGATCAGTGAAGCGATATCCAGCTGTACAGGAAGATATTTTTTGAATGACTGAAATTCAAGTTCCATTTTACAGATGGTTTTCAGTTGCCAGTATCTTAGTTTGTGAACAACTTTCGAGGTATAGTGCATCTCAGGAGCAATGGTAGAGCCAATATACAGATTGTGTTCCACACCGTCAGACTTAAATCTTTCGTAATAATGTGGGAAAATTTCCTGTGCTTTTACCTGACTTTCATCCAGCATGTCTGCCAGTTTTCGGTTGACCAGCGTGATAGAATCATCAAGGTTTTTCCTGTGGTGATAAAACAAATCCGTAGTGGTAAAGATGTGTGAAAAATAATCTTTGATTTTTGCCTTTATTTCTCTGGAGGTTCTTACTTCCAGTTTTCCCTGTAAAAAAGGATGAATTTCTTCCCTTAATAATCTCTGAAAACGTTGTTCCGTATCCGCTTTGATCTCATTGTTGATCTCATTTTCAAAAACATCCAGAGCCAGTACAAATTTTTCTGAATCGGAATTGGTGAGTGTCAAAATTTCATTCAGCCATTCAATCTGCTGATTAAGATCCTGCAGCATCAGATTAAAACGTTTTTCAGAAGAAGAACGGATATCTGAAACCCCAAACAACGGAGTAAGATTTTTGAATGCAATCTGCTTTAAAGTATATATTTTCCTTCCGAGCGATGCGGTAAAATATTTCTCAGCTTCATTTCTGAATTTCCATACCACACTATCGTGGATGGTAGTATATTCACGCTGAATAATGGCTTCTATCTGGTAGTTTTTCTCAAAGTAGAATCTGTTCAGAGAGAAAAGAACCATATCGGTAAAGAACTCAAGTTTTTTAAGTTTTAAACCATTAAAACTTCCTGCAATAGGAGAGGTGAATTCCATGATCGCAAGGAGCTCGCCGTCTTTCATGATAGGAATTACCATGAAACTGTTGACATTGTTATCCTTTAAAATACTGAAGGAAGGAAGCAGCTTGATATTTTCGTCCAGGTTGTTTACATTAGAAACAACAACAGGTTTTGAATTATGATTTAAATTATTAAATGTACTCTTACGTGTCTCTTCATCAAATGCATTGATCCAGAAATCCAGGATATGATTGGTAAGAAGACTTTCATAAATCGGAAGTTTATCCAGTTTCTGTTCCTTTTTGTTGAAAGTCATCAGCCCGAAATTCAGTTCCGAAACATCAAAATAAGATTTAAAAATTTCCGTCAGATTTTCATTAGGATTCAAATCTTCGGGGTCAATTTCTATCATGCTTGATTTCAAATCAGAAAGTGCCACCTCAGAGGTACAGTCCACAAGTGAAATGATGGTAAAGCCTTTCAATATCCAGGACTGAGAAGGGAAATATTTTTTCCAAAGTTTAAAATCATCCAGATTTTCCAGCAGCATATCCAGCGTGTCATCGGAAGGAATTTTGGCATCCTCAGTAGGAATGATTTCCGTAAAGTCTGAATTGACCGTAATCTTATAGTGCTTCATGATTCCCTGCTTGTTGGGAATGTCATAATAAAACGGAATCGTACTTTTAATATCTTTTTTGAAATAACTTTGAAGAATCAGACAGCAGCAGAACACATAAAACTCATTATCTGAAATATTTCTGAGTTCTATTTCAAAGTCTTTTCCTGCATCTTTCAGAATATCTTGAAACCTTTCGGTATAATTGAAGGTGATATTGGAAAGTGGAATACTGGCTGCTTTTATTTCATTTTTAGTAAGCCCTGTCGGAAAAAGATCTGCAAGAAGCAATCTGATGAGGTCTTCATATTTTTCGAGAAGAGCCGTATCCTGAAAGCCTTCTCTGAGTTCTTTAAAATTTCTGGTACTCTCAATCAAAGACTCAGCATAGTTCACCCTGTATTCCAGTCTGTCGTTATATCGGATATGCTCCAGGACATCCAAATATTTTTTGAATGATATATAAACCTGAAAAGGAGAGTCTTTTTTATAGAGATTAGCCAAAAGCTGAAATTTAAAG is a window from the Chryseobacterium indologenes genome containing:
- a CDS encoding GAF domain-containing protein, which gives rise to MANLYKKDSPFQVYISFKKYLDVLEHIRYNDRLEYRVNYAESLIESTRNFKELREGFQDTALLEKYEDLIRLLLADLFPTGLTKNEIKAASIPLSNITFNYTERFQDILKDAGKDFEIELRNISDNEFYVFCCCLILQSYFKKDIKSTIPFYYDIPNKQGIMKHYKITVNSDFTEIIPTEDAKIPSDDTLDMLLENLDDFKLWKKYFPSQSWILKGFTIISLVDCTSEVALSDLKSSMIEIDPEDLNPNENLTEIFKSYFDVSELNFGLMTFNKKEQKLDKLPIYESLLTNHILDFWINAFDEETRKSTFNNLNHNSKPVVVSNVNNLDENIKLLPSFSILKDNNVNSFMVIPIMKDGELLAIMEFTSPIAGSFNGLKLKKLEFFTDMVLFSLNRFYFEKNYQIEAIIQREYTTIHDSVVWKFRNEAEKYFTASLGRKIYTLKQIAFKNLTPLFGVSDIRSSSEKRFNLMLQDLNQQIEWLNEILTLTNSDSEKFVLALDVFENEINNEIKADTEQRFQRLLREEIHPFLQGKLEVRTSREIKAKIKDYFSHIFTTTDLFYHHRKNLDDSITLVNRKLADMLDESQVKAQEIFPHYYERFKSDGVEHNLYIGSTIAPEMHYTSKVVHKLRYWQLKTICKMELEFQSFKKYLPVQLDIASLIFVYNEKIDIRFRMDEKRFDVDGAYNSYYEIIKKRLDKAHVKDSVERITAPGKITIVYFGMENQKEYLDYISKLQKKGVLQHDIEFLKVEDLQGITGLLALRVSFTLPQE